One part of the Oncorhynchus kisutch isolate 150728-3 linkage group LG22, Okis_V2, whole genome shotgun sequence genome encodes these proteins:
- the hsbp1b gene encoding heat shock factor-binding protein 1b produces the protein MAETDPKSVQDLTNVVQTLLQQMQDKFQTMSDQIIGRIDEMSTRIDDLEKNIADLMTQAGVEEIEGVKEPQMKEGQGS, from the exons ATGGCAGAAACCGATCCAAAGTCAGTTCAGGACCTTACTAATGTG GTCCAGACGCTGCTGCAACAGATGCAGGACAAGTTCCAGACCATGTCTGACCAGATCATCGGGAGAA TCGATGAGATGAGCACCCGCATTGATGACCTGGAGAAGAACATTGCCGACCTCATGACCCAGGCGGGCGTGGAGGAGATAGAAGGGGTCAAAGAACCACAGATGAAAGAAGGGCAAGGGTCATGA